One window from the genome of Kosakonia cowanii JCM 10956 = DSM 18146 encodes:
- the ilvA gene encoding threonine ammonia-lyase, biosynthetic, which yields MADAQPLSAAPEGAEYLRAVLRAPVYEVAQVTPLQKMEKISARLDNVVLVKREDRQPVHSFKLRGAYAMIAGLSAEQKAHGVITASAGNHAQGVALSSTRLGIKSLIVMPVATADIKVDAVRAFGGEVLLHGANFDEAKAKAIALSQQQGYTFVPPFDHPMVIAGQGTLALELLQQDAHIDRIFVPVGGGGLAAGVAVLIKQLMPQIKVIAVEAEDSACLKAALDAGYPVDLPRVGLFAEGVAVKRIGDETFRLCQAYLDDIITVDSDAICAAMKDLFEDVRAVAEPSGALALAGMKKYIAKHNIRGERLAHVLSGANVNFHGLRYVSERCELGEQREALLAVTIPEEKGSFLKFCQLLGGRSVTEFNYRFADAKDACIFVGVRLSRGLEERKEILALLHEGGYSVVDLSDDEMAKLHVRYMVGGRPSKPLQERLYSFEFPESPGALLKFLHTLGTHWNISLFHYRSHGTDYGRVLAAFELGEHEPDFETRLNELGYECHDETHNPAFRFFLAG from the coding sequence ATGGCCGACGCCCAACCCCTCTCTGCCGCCCCCGAAGGGGCGGAGTATCTGCGCGCCGTGCTGCGTGCGCCGGTCTATGAAGTGGCACAGGTCACGCCGCTGCAGAAGATGGAGAAGATCTCTGCCCGGCTGGATAACGTTGTGCTGGTGAAGCGGGAAGACCGCCAGCCGGTGCACAGCTTTAAGCTGCGCGGGGCCTACGCGATGATTGCTGGCCTGAGCGCAGAGCAGAAAGCCCACGGCGTGATCACCGCTTCGGCGGGCAACCACGCCCAGGGCGTGGCGCTATCATCCACCCGGCTCGGCATCAAATCGCTGATTGTGATGCCGGTCGCGACGGCAGATATCAAAGTCGATGCGGTGCGCGCGTTTGGCGGCGAAGTGCTGCTCCATGGCGCAAACTTTGACGAAGCGAAGGCCAAAGCGATTGCCCTCTCGCAGCAGCAGGGCTACACCTTTGTGCCGCCGTTCGATCACCCGATGGTGATTGCCGGTCAGGGTACGCTGGCGCTGGAGCTGTTGCAGCAGGATGCGCATATCGATCGCATCTTTGTGCCGGTCGGCGGCGGTGGGCTGGCGGCGGGCGTCGCGGTATTGATTAAACAGCTGATGCCGCAAATCAAAGTGATTGCTGTTGAAGCGGAAGATTCCGCCTGCCTGAAAGCGGCACTGGACGCCGGTTATCCGGTTGACCTGCCGCGCGTGGGTCTGTTTGCCGAAGGCGTGGCGGTCAAACGCATTGGCGATGAGACCTTCCGGCTCTGCCAGGCTTATCTTGATGACATCATCACCGTTGATAGCGATGCCATCTGCGCGGCAATGAAAGATCTGTTTGAAGATGTCCGCGCGGTGGCGGAACCGTCAGGCGCGCTGGCGCTGGCGGGGATGAAAAAGTATATCGCCAAACATAACATTCGCGGCGAGCGGCTGGCGCATGTGCTCTCCGGCGCGAACGTCAATTTCCATGGCCTGCGCTATGTCTCCGAGCGCTGCGAGCTGGGCGAACAGCGTGAAGCGCTGCTGGCGGTCACCATTCCCGAAGAGAAGGGTAGCTTCCTCAAATTCTGCCAGCTGCTGGGCGGCCGCTCGGTGACGGAGTTTAACTACCGTTTTGCAGATGCGAAAGATGCCTGCATTTTTGTCGGCGTGCGCCTGAGCCGCGGGCTGGAAGAGCGCAAAGAGATCCTCGCTCTGCTGCATGAAGGCGGCTACAGCGTGGTGGATCTCTCCGATGATGAGATGGCGAAGCTGCACGTGCGCTATATGGTGGGTGGGCGCCCGTCTAAGCCGTTGCAGGAGCGTCTTTACAGCTTCGAGTTCCCGGAGTCGCCGGGCGCATTGCTGAAATTCCTGCATACGCTGGGTACGCACTGGAATATCTCGCTGTTCCACTACCGCAGCCACGGCACCGATTACGGGCGCGTGCTGGCGGCGTTTGAGCTGGGCGAGCATGAGCCGGATTTCGAAACCCGGCTTAATGAGCTGGGCTATGAGTGTCACGATGAGACCCATAACCCGGCATTTCGCTTCTTCCTTGCCGGTTAA